The following are encoded together in the Theileria orientalis strain Shintoku DNA, chromosome 1, complete genome genome:
- a CDS encoding 30S ribosomal protein S8, with amino-acid sequence MQRACEMIVPLLKTDAQNQWCRYHVLNVQILQLLLKEGYIRGYSVHGDRINILLKHYKGAPVIRNIRVISKPSRDIWVTPHELKSRTKFNTGLWILQTSVGVVSHRDCINMGIGGKMLIAVNNNFQHFC; translated from the exons ATGCAGAGGGCTTGTGAGATGATCGTTCCCCTTCTTAAAACTGATGCACAGAACCAGTGGTGTAGGTATCACGTTTTAAATGTGCAAATACTACAACTTCTATTAAAAGAAGGTTATATTAGGGGCTATTCTGTTCATGGAGACAGGATCAACATTCTTTTGAAACATTACAAGGGTGCTCCT GTTATACGCAACATAAGGGTAATATCAAAACCCAGTAGGGACATTTGGGTTACTCCTCACGAACTTAAATCCAGAACTAAATTCAACACCGGTTTGTGGATTCTACAGACTTCTGTTGGCGTTGTGAGTCATAGAGATTGTATTAATATGGGAATCGGTGGAAAAATGCTAATCgcagtaaataataattttcaacATTTTTGTTGA